In Luteitalea sp. TBR-22, one genomic interval encodes:
- a CDS encoding alpha/beta fold hydrolase, translated as MQAFSIGSSAGDLLATQYDPEGPARHTLILAHGAGAGQAHPWMRARAADLAARGVRVVTFDFPYVTARRKVPDRAPVLIAAWRAVVDDVARRWPDVPLAIGGKSMGGRMATMLVAEPDAPAAVRGCVALGYPLHPPGKPEQLRVAHLGAIRVALLVVQGGRDPFGGPDDIRREFAAAGAHPTVVDMPFGGHGFEVRARDARQADEYARVADAVSQWLDTLQPAAIG; from the coding sequence ATGCAGGCGTTCAGCATCGGGTCATCGGCCGGCGACCTCCTGGCGACGCAGTACGACCCGGAAGGGCCGGCGCGCCATACGCTGATCCTCGCCCACGGCGCCGGGGCCGGGCAGGCGCACCCCTGGATGCGGGCGCGGGCCGCCGACCTCGCCGCACGCGGCGTCCGCGTCGTGACGTTCGACTTCCCTTACGTCACCGCCCGCCGGAAGGTGCCCGACCGAGCGCCCGTCCTGATCGCGGCGTGGCGGGCCGTCGTCGACGACGTCGCGCGCCGCTGGCCCGACGTCCCCCTGGCGATCGGCGGCAAGTCGATGGGCGGGCGCATGGCGACGATGCTCGTGGCGGAGCCGGACGCTCCGGCTGCGGTTCGGGGCTGTGTCGCGCTGGGGTACCCCCTCCACCCGCCCGGCAAGCCTGAGCAGCTCCGAGTCGCCCACCTCGGCGCGATCCGGGTGGCCCTGCTGGTGGTGCAGGGCGGGCGCGACCCGTTCGGCGGCCCCGACGACATCCGCCGCGAGTTCGCTGCCGCGGGAGCCCACCCCACGGTCGTCGACATGCCCTTCGGCGGGCACGGCTTCGAGGTGCGGGCGCGCGACGCCAGGCAGGCCGACGAGTACGCCCGCGTCGCCGACGCGGTGTCGCAGTGGCTTGATACACTGCAGCCCGCCGCCATCGGCTGA
- a CDS encoding PhoPQ-activated pathogenicity-related family protein, with protein MSIRLLSTALLGLLATAVPSLAQPLRVPLADASATSLDRYVATPDPAYKWAVVGTRQEGTLVVTTIEMTSQTWRKPGEVDRTEWKHYLTVIRPETVESDTSLLFIAGGGNDRPATPKTDAMLAAIAARTKTIVTELRMIPNQPLTFFNDGVARKEDDLIAYGWRKFLDGGDDQWLARFPMTKAAVRAMDTVQAFAQSPEGGRRAITKFVVSGGSKRGWTTWTTAAVDSRVVAIMPAVIDVLNMRPSMIHHYRAYGFWAPAVGDYVTHGIMDRMNDPRFDKLLALVEPYSYRNRLTIPKYIINASGDQFFLPDSWQFYFDDLKGEKYLRYTPNADHSLKGSNAPTDLLGFYASIVRNTPRPKFTWKAGKDGVLEIAPETRPTKVTFWQATNPNARDFRVETLGAVWKGTPVEPDASGVYRAKVEAPGKGFTAGFLEVVFDVGGPAPLTFSTGVRVMPDVLPFAAPRPGQPAVPSQP; from the coding sequence ATGTCCATCCGCCTGCTCTCCACTGCCCTGCTGGGGCTGCTCGCCACCGCTGTCCCCTCGCTGGCGCAACCGCTGCGCGTCCCGCTTGCCGACGCGTCGGCCACGTCGCTCGATCGCTACGTCGCCACGCCCGACCCGGCCTACAAGTGGGCGGTCGTCGGCACGCGCCAGGAAGGCACGCTGGTGGTGACCACGATCGAGATGACGTCGCAGACGTGGCGCAAGCCCGGCGAGGTCGACCGCACCGAGTGGAAGCACTACCTCACGGTCATCCGGCCGGAGACGGTCGAGAGCGACACGTCCCTGCTGTTCATCGCCGGCGGCGGCAACGACCGCCCGGCGACGCCGAAGACCGACGCGATGCTGGCCGCGATCGCCGCGCGCACGAAGACGATCGTCACCGAGCTGCGGATGATCCCGAACCAGCCGCTGACGTTCTTCAACGACGGCGTGGCCCGCAAGGAGGACGACCTCATCGCCTACGGCTGGCGCAAGTTCCTCGATGGCGGCGACGACCAGTGGCTGGCGCGGTTCCCGATGACCAAGGCCGCGGTGCGCGCGATGGACACGGTGCAGGCCTTCGCGCAGTCGCCCGAGGGCGGGCGCCGCGCCATCACGAAGTTCGTCGTCTCCGGCGGCTCCAAGCGCGGCTGGACGACGTGGACGACCGCCGCGGTGGACAGCCGCGTGGTGGCGATCATGCCGGCCGTGATCGACGTGCTCAACATGCGGCCGTCGATGATCCATCACTACCGCGCCTACGGGTTCTGGGCGCCGGCGGTCGGCGACTACGTGACGCACGGGATCATGGACCGCATGAACGACCCGCGCTTCGACAAGCTGCTCGCGCTCGTCGAGCCGTACTCGTACCGCAACCGCCTGACGATCCCGAAGTACATCATCAACGCCAGCGGCGACCAGTTCTTCCTGCCCGACTCGTGGCAGTTCTACTTCGACGACCTGAAGGGCGAGAAGTACCTGCGCTACACGCCCAATGCCGACCACTCGCTGAAAGGCTCCAACGCACCGACGGACCTGCTCGGGTTCTACGCGTCGATCGTGAGGAACACGCCACGCCCGAAGTTCACGTGGAAGGCCGGCAAGGACGGCGTCCTCGAGATCGCGCCGGAGACCAGGCCGACGAAGGTGACGTTCTGGCAGGCCACCAACCCGAACGCCCGCGACTTCAGGGTCGAGACGCTCGGCGCCGTGTGGAAGGGCACGCCTGTCGAGCCCGACGCGTCCGGCGTGTACCGCGCGAAGGTCGAGGCTCCGGGCAAGGGCTTCACGGCCGGCTTCCTCGAGGTCGTGTTCGACGTCGGCGGCCCGGCCCCGCTCACCTTCTCGACCGGCGTCCGCGTGATGCCCGACGTGCTGCCGTTCGCCGCGCCCCGCCCCGGCCAGCCGGCGGTGCCGTCGCAGCCCTGA